In Burkholderia sp. WP9, a genomic segment contains:
- a CDS encoding TOBE domain-containing protein, which yields MQTSARNHFAGEVIGLTHGAVNDEVTLRTQEGLEIVSIITHGSATSLGLAVGKKAFALVKASSVIVMVDVTKNQVSARNCIAGTVSAVTKGAVNSEVSISAGGAQIAAIITNESVDRLGLANGKAATAIFKASSVIIGVE from the coding sequence ATGCAAACCAGCGCACGTAACCATTTCGCCGGCGAAGTCATCGGACTCACCCATGGCGCCGTGAACGACGAAGTCACGCTGCGCACTCAGGAGGGTCTCGAGATCGTCTCGATCATCACGCATGGCAGCGCGACCTCGCTCGGCCTCGCGGTCGGCAAGAAAGCGTTCGCGCTGGTCAAGGCTTCGTCGGTGATCGTGATGGTCGACGTGACGAAGAACCAGGTGTCGGCGCGCAACTGCATCGCCGGTACGGTGTCGGCGGTCACGAAGGGCGCGGTGAACTCGGAAGTGTCGATCAGCGCCGGCGGCGCGCAGATCGCCGCGATTATCACCAACGAGAGCGTCGATCGTCTCGGTCTCGCGAACGGCAAAGCGGCGACGGCGATTTTCAAGGCATCGAGCGTGATCATCGGCGTCGAGTAA